The following are encoded together in the Fusarium keratoplasticum isolate Fu6.1 chromosome 1, whole genome shotgun sequence genome:
- a CDS encoding Apple domain-containing protein encodes MAILSRRLRRRLKTPFILIILSLFIIYSILPHDSAIRLALVFNVSRFFNLLRGATTDRDAWLRAPARYSVDLSTEVGYLIKTGYGTRHRVPDQLAAFASTGGYLGKEGQSFLVVGDWTTVNQTDAALMGVTVHDAIKRVMETKIRGKVEDYPRLVKYRSLQEKLESGDEDEALRIGQSFGWELDALKFIMGMEMIYKELPGKKWYIILDDDTFLVRPSLELLLGHVDYRKPQYIGNAVGDFKARFGHGGSGILISGEAMRRLFEHPGIVQEAYTESMTETWGDRLVATTLQKLGIYIEESYNHHFNGEPPSITRIWGDRFCSPLVSFHGLRKPGEMRHVGQTLAERDQPVLWRDVWELFGGSPMSTLEGRPTELTADHVGKPDEHTRSWGDVRSANACQTRCQQSGRRCLAWTYEMENERCHTSPWVLLGADGATAKASGVNWPEVKPLLRACS; translated from the exons ATGGCTATACTTTCTCGCCGcctccgtcgtcgtctcAAGACTCCCTTCATCCTAatcatcctctccctcttcatcatctaCTCCATTCTCCCACACGACTCAGCCATCCGCTTGGCCCTCGTCTTCAACGTATCACGCTTCTTCAACCTTTTACGCGGCGCCACGACAGACCGTGACGCATGGCTCCGAGCACCGGCGCGGTATAGCGTGGATCTGAGCACCGAGGTCGGCTACCTCATCAAGACCGGCTATGGTACCCGCCACCGCGTGCCCGACCAGCTCGCTGCGTTTGCCTCAACCGGCGGCTATCTGGGAAAGGAGGGTCAGAGTTTTCTCGTCGTTGGCGATTGGACCACGGTGAACCAGACGGATGCGGCGCTGATGGGCGTCACTGTGCATGATGCCATCAAGAGAGTCATGGAGACCAAGATCCGAGGCAAGGTTGAGGATTACCCGAGGCTGGTCAAGTACAGGAGCCTCCAGGAAAAGCTCGAGTcaggagatgaggatgaggctctgAGAATTGGCCAGAGCTTCGGCTGGGAGTTGGATGCACTCAAG TtcatcatgggcatggaGATGATCTACAAGGAGCTACCCGGCAAGAAGTGGTACATCATCCTGGACGATGATACCTTTCTAGTCCGCCCTTCACTGGAGCTCCTGCTGGGTCATGTTGACTACCGCAAGCCTCAGTACATTGGCAACGCCGTTGGAGACTTCAAGGCTCGCTTTGGGCACGGAGGATCTGGCATTCTCATCTCCGGAGAGGCCATGAGGCGCCTCTTTGAGCACCCGGGGATCGTCCAGGAGGCATACACCGAGTCCATGACTGAGACGTGGGGTGACCGGCTCGTAGCCACAACGCTCCAGAAGCTGGGGATCTATATCGAGGAGAGCTACAACCATCACTTTAACGGCGAACCGCCGTCAATCACGCGCATCTGGGGCGACCGTTTTTGTTCACCCCTGGTCTCCTTCCACGGCCTGCGCAAACCCGGTGAGATGCGCCACGTGGGGCAGACGCTCGCCGAAAGAGACCAGCCAGTGCTATGGCGCGACGTATGGGAGCTGTTCGGGGGCTCTCCCATGTCGACGCTCGAGGGACGACCGACCGAATTGACAGCCGACCATGTGGGCAAGCCTGACGAGCACACGCGTTCGTGGGGGGATGTGAGGAGCGCAAACGCCTGTCAGACTCGATGCCAGCAGAGCGGTAGGCGGTGCTTGGCATGGACATACGAGATGGAGAACGAGAGGTGTCACACGAGCCCTTGGGTTCTGCTGGGGGCGGATGGCGCTACGGCAAAGGCATCGGGGGTGAACTGGCCTGAGGTGAAGCCACTGCTCAGAGCCTGCtcatga
- a CDS encoding Ubiquitin carboxyl-terminal hydrolase: MPDKSASVVTYAAGASLAAAALIYVFAPNFSIDHDPASSKKKSIVGLRNQANDCFINSVLQALAGLGELRVYLIRETHRRRIEDPAVYASLVQPEGKQMAQWKLQGLQEGLVTQGLKEMLDALNERPIYRKSISPFQFVKVLEAAFKQRISRQQQDAQEFLQIVAERLKDEYHCGQRARLHARRGLIARPSTVSLDQTSSSQVNGNDSDGSSQEQSASNDNGDSAIEPSTEAEIPQINGQLPIEIEEGFPMEGKYESHLECQTCRYKTKPREETFCTITLAVPQVSSTTLNGCFDGIFKTEFIDDFKCEMCRLLQTRNNLKDEIAKSTSDSFKAQAQESLDKLQYAIDTDPENPPEDVELGDMRYAPKRRIAKTTRMSIFPKILAIHLSRSIYDAGQMTQKNSAKVSFPEQLPLGGLMDQRKYKLLGLVTHRGGHNSGHYEAFRRQNLPAPYSNPNTFHPSEVYSKTPTPISTPVIGARPTHSPAISTPDLLSASSGDSSSTPSLESMAAPPRSVPSDLRTSISLPAIGKKDSETVSLRSVAASTKSALSKLTSPKQTHDSPSPPKPVVSPPRRSKRRKTTDKWWRVNDEKVREAKTSEVLGMQREVYLLFYELEKDS, encoded by the coding sequence ATGCCCGACAAGTCGGCGTCGGTCGTCACCTACGCCGCCGGAGCCTctctcgccgccgccgccctcatcTACGTCTTTGCGCCCAACTTTTCCATCGACCACGATCCTGCGAGCTCAAAGAAGAAGTCCATTGTCGGTCTGCGGAACCAGGCCAATGACTGCTTCATCAACTCGGTCCTCCAGGCCCTCGCCGGCCTCGGGGAGCTGCGCGTCTACCTGATCCGCGAGACGCACCGTCGCCGTATTGAGGATCCCGCCGTCTATGCCAGTCTCGTCCAGCCCGAGGGCAAACAGATGGCACAATGGAAGCTACAGGGTCTGCAGGAGGGTCTCGTCACCCAGGGATTGAAGGAGATGCTGGATGCGCTTAACGAACGCCCCATCTATAGGAAGTCCATTTCCCCTTTCCAGTTCGTCAAGGTCCTGGAGGCTGCTTTTAAGCAGAGGATTAGCCGCCAGCAGCAGGACGCGCAGGAGTTCCTGCAGATTGTCGCTGAGCGGCTCAAGGATGAGTATCACTGCGGCCAGCGCGCAAGACTCCACGCTCGGAGAGGTCTCATAGCCAGGCCCAGCACTGTGAGCCTCGATCAAACGTCGAGCAGCCAGGTCAACGGGAATGATAGCGATGGATCGTCACAGGAGCAGTCAGCCAGCAACGACAACGGTGATTCTGCCATTGAACCGTCCACGGAAGCCGAGATCCCCCAGATCAACGGCCAATTACCAATTGAAATAGAGGAGGGCTTCCCCATGGAGGGAAAATACGAGTCCCATCTGGAGTGCCAGACTTGTCGATACAAGACCAAGCCACGGGAGGAAACCTTCTGTACCATCACACTGGCTGTGCCACAGGTCTCGAGCACAACCCTCAACGGGTGCTTTGACGGAATCTTCAAGACCGAGTTTATTGACGACTTCAAGTGCGAGATGTGCCGCCTGCTGCAGACAAGGAACAATCTAAAAGACGAGATTGCCAAGTCGACATCTGACAGCTTCAAGGCGCAAGCCCAGGAGAGCCTCGATAAGCTGCAGTACGCCATTGACACCGACCCCGAGAACCCCCCAGAGGATGTGGAGCTTGGAGATATGCGGTATGCGCCCAAGCGGAGAATCGCAAAGACGACTCGCATGTCCATCTTCCCCAAGATCTTGGCCATTCACCTCTCGCGGTCCATCTATGACGCTGGGCAGATGACGCAGAAGAACTCTGCCAAGGTCTCTTTCCCAGAGCAACTGCCCCTGGGTGGCTTGATGGACCAGAGGAAGTAcaagcttctcggccttgtaACCCATCGTGGTGGACATAACAGTGGTCACTACGAAGCCTTCAGGCGGCAAAATCTCCCTGCCCCCTACTCCAACCCAAACACTTTCCACCCTTCCGAGGTCTACAGCAAGACCCCGACGCCTATTTCTACCCCGGTGATTGGGGCTCGCCCGACACACAGCCCGGCAATCTCGACCCCTGATCTCctctcggcatcgtcgggCGACAGCTCGTCGACGCCGTCCCTGGAGTCAATGGCTGCCCCTCCGAGGAGCGTTCCCTCGGATCTGCGCACCTCGATTAGCCTCCCAGCAATAGGCAAGAAGGACTCCGAGACTGTCAGTCTTCGCTCTGTCGCCGCATCTACCAAGTCGGCGCTCTCCAAGCTCACGTCTCCGAAGCAGACACACGACAGCCCGTCACCTCCAAAGCCAGTGGTTTCGCCGCCCAGACGATCGAAGAGGCGCAAGACGACGGACAAGTGGTGGCGGGTCAACGACGAAAAGGTGCGCGAGGCAAAGACCAGCGAGGTGCTGGGCATGCAGCGGGAGGTGTATCTGCTATTCtacgagctcgagaaggatTCCTAG